In the genome of Oncorhynchus mykiss isolate Arlee chromosome 30, USDA_OmykA_1.1, whole genome shotgun sequence, the window ATAGCAATTGTTCATAGCAATTCTCTTCATTCTCCTCAGCAAACAAGCGGAGGAGCCTGTATGGAAGTCCCTATAGTCCCCAGGTGAACTACGGAAGCCCATACAGCACAAACACAGTGAACAGCCCCTACAGCAGCGGCTTCAACTCCCCTTCCTCCACCCCCAGCAGGGTGCCCATCGTCAGACAGCAGCTGATGCCCCCTCTCCACCAGGGTACTGTACACAGGCTTTATATGCCGGTCTTtaactctctcctctatccctttATGTTCATTAAGTATGAataatataaatgtgtgtgtgtgtcccagcagCTCACCAGCAGCAGCGTGGTggctcagtagagagagagaggaacgccCCACCGGTCAGCCCTCAGTCTTCAATAGACAGTGAGCTGAGCACCTCGGAGATGGACGAGGATTCTGTGGGATCCTCCACCACGTACAAACTCAACGACGTCACTGATGTACAGATCCTGGCTCGCATGCAGGAGGAGAGTACGTACCATCTTCTCTCAATCAACTCTCTGTCCGTTTGTCCACTATTACCAGTTCAATTaggagaaacgacagggattaTTTTAACGACCAAAAACACGATATTTCTACCATTTTTTgattttgtggcatagagaaagCTATAAATAATACTCTGAGCAAAAGAGAATGTTTTAGGATTTTTACCCTCCAGATAGTAATCCCAAAAggtcttaatgatgaaatgcccATGCATGTTATGTTGTAAATGTGAACCTGAACTAATGCCTTGTCATTAATCGCTtcagcctacctgcactgtacCCAATGATTTATGAAAACCTACTTGATAGGTCCTCATTGTGGGTTTTCAGAAGTGTTTAATAAAGTTTTATGTACACACATTGTTCTATTTGGTAACACGTGTTTATTTGTCCTTGACTCCAACCCCATTCGATGCACGGAACGGATGGGGGTGGAGCAATGTGTACATAATTGTGCAAAATTAAAAACcgctcacaaaagctctgacggaAGGCCTGGCGGCCGATGAGTGAAGCTTCATAAAGAACAGTAATAGCAAGAGCAGCGTGCGGTTTTCTCTCGTCTCTCATATTCCACAATATTACTACAAACCCTTTACTCACCTGTCAGATGCTGAGTGTTTCTACTGACTTTCTTTGTACAGGCTGTACTAGCGCTATATTTTCTTAacgtgtccctctgtgtgtgtttccaggtcTTCGGCAGGACTATGCTGCCACAGCTTCCAGGCGTAGCTCTGGTTCGTCCTGCCACTCTCTGAGACGCAGCACCTTCAGTGACCAGGAGCTGGACGCCCAGAGTCTAGAGGACGATGAGGAGGCTGTACACCCCGCCTTCCACCTCCCCTCGAACCGCTTCTCCCACTCCCCCAGACACTCCCCCCGCGCCTCCCCCAGGAACTCCCCCCGCTCCCGCTCCCCAGCACGCTCCCTGGAGTACAACCACAGCCGGGGCTCCCCGCAGCCAATCATCAGCCGGCTGCAGGCGCCACGTCACTCCCTACAGGGCCACGCCCCCCAAGACCTGCAGACCAACGTGGTGAAGAACGAAGGTAAGGGGATTGAGTGACTAGACTAGAGAGGGGAAATGGTTTTGTGTTGGGGCTAGTTCATTGTTATGTGAAAGACAAACTATATGGATTCATATGGTCTATCCTTTCTGATTCAAATGAGGACCGCTGTGTACGGTATCTGTTCAGTCCTGTTTTAGGTTGTTTTCCTCTGCTGTGGTGTTTGTAGAGAAGCTGGGGCGTAGTCTTCCTAACCTGACCCGCTCCAACGTGGCCCAGCAGGGCCCAGAGCCCGTCAAGAACAGCAGGAGCTGTGAGTCCAACCTGCAAGTGCCAAACGGAAGCTCACCGAGACACCAGGCAGTCATTCAGTCTGCCAGTGAgtactatgcacacacacacaatatccctATCGCATGTTAATCGCAGTCCGAGAAATGCTTTCATTTTCATATTCGGTCGTGTATACTGATAATCGTTTCTGAAGCATATTCACCAGCAGCAGTGTAATGACAGGAGTAGTGTTTCGTGCTCCGCCTTATTAAACCTCTTGCTTTTTAGTGTCTTGGCTTTGATGGTTTGGGGATCTCTCTGTTATTTCTCCTTCTGTGCACTCTTCTCCTTTTTACTAAAATCAATTAGAATCAagagattaaaaaaataaaataaaaagtaggtTATTGTGAGGATTTATATTTAGAATGTAGAGAGAACTGAATAAAACACTGAATGCTCTTTAGAAATATCCACCAACTGAATTGGAAATGGAGTGGCCATTTACTATAATCCTAGaatgagacaaaaaaaaacacagtgaATCAGTGATGGTAGTGTTGTATTTTAATCCATATAACTAATCCCCACTCAGACACCTGAAGGAGAAACGGCTGCTGGACAAATGACATGTGTAGTCTGTATCAGTTCATCTGTTCAACAGTTTTTTATATACACTGATAATGAACTATGTGTAAGTGAAGCGGGCATGCCTGAGCTTGAATAGGACCACTTTGTGAATGTCCGTAATGTTCTGTACTATCCTGTACTGTGTCACTGTTGTATGGTTTTGCTCTTGACACTGAGTCGTCTCCTGTACTTCGCTGGGCTTTTTCTGTCTGGTGGGCAGTATGACACCACTATCCCTGCCTCTCTATCTGACAGTAGAGCATGTGCTGCCTTTcacccacccctctctttctacTGAGTCACTGGTAGTGGTTTGGCCTAGTGTTGGCCCAGCTCAGCTCTGGAAGtactttacccctctctctctctctctctttctgtctctgtggaCTGTGAATGTCTGGCTGCACTGCAGCACCCCATAGCATTTCAGGCTGCTCTTTTACCTTTGGCTGGGAACGACTATAAGCCCGGCTTGGCTGACTCACAGTGGCCCCACCGGCTACCACAACCCCTCCTGGCTGCCTGGTTCAACCCTATCTCATGTCCTCTTCTCCCTGGTCCACTAACAGTAACAAAACAGAAAGGAATGACTCTGTTTCTCCCCAACTGTGATCTCCATTTTTCCCCAGTAGCCCAGCACTCCTCCACTCCATTCCACTCCCGGTACTCTACCCCCCCTCGCTCCTCCCAAACAGGAACTCCCTCTCGATCCTTGCTGTCCCCGAAACCCAAACAGCACCTCCAAAGCCCTTCTTCCCTCCGAGGTAACAGCCTGCCAGTGCCTAGGATCATCTTCGTGATGAGTAAAGAGTcccctatatacacacacatcctgAGTAATACACACATGACCACGTTCTTTACCAAAAGCAAAGCTATTTACCGTGGCTGGTTGGCTGTGTGACGTTCCTGCATGCACTCGACCCAATACAAAGTGCCAGGAAATTTGCTACAGTTGTCTCCAGATTTGCAAGGCAAGTAATTGTTTTGTGGGATGGTCACTTTGTCAGGTCCTGAACGTTTTTTTGAGTGTCTCCATGGTGATCTTGTAGGATGGGCCTGTTGGGTCTGGTCTGAGCAGAACAGACAACTCATGTCTCCCCCTAGTGGTGATGGTGAGAACCTGCTGAGAAACCCTGTGGCTCTTGAATGCCTTCGGGCTCTCAAACCTCGAGGCTGTTTCAGATTATGTTTAAAATAATCTCAgtttctggtggcacagctgatGTGGTTAGCCACATCGCAGCCATTCCTCTTTTTGGCGATGGTTGCTGATTGGTTGGGTGACTAGATCAAGCGTAAGCTTcacatttacactgaacaaaaatataaacacaccatgtaaagtgttggtcccatgtttcatgagctgatataaaagatcccagaaatgttccattttgcacaaaaagcttatttctctccaattttggtcacatatttgtttacatccctgttagtgagcattttaccTTTCACCTttgaccacatgtaaccacgccagccctggacctccacatccagcttcttcacctgcgggatcgtctgagaccagtcacccaaacagctgatgaaactgggtttgcacaaccaaataatttctgcgcaaactgtcagaaactgtctcagggatctgtgtgctcgtcgtcctcaccaaggtcttgacctgactaTAGTTTGGCGtcataaccaacttcagtgggcaaatgctcaccttcaatgcccattggcacgctggagaagtgtgctcttcacgaatgaatcctggtttcaaatgtaccgggcagatggcagacagcatgtatggcattgtgtgggcgagcggtttgctgatatcaaTGTTGGGAAcatagtatgggcaggcataagctacggacaacgaacacaattgcattttatcgatggaaatttgaatgcacagaaataccgtgacgagatcctgaggcccattgtcgtgccattcttccgccgccatcacctcatgtttaagcatgataatgcacacCATTATCATggatctgtacataattcctggaagctgaaaatgtcccagttcttccatggcctgcatactcaccagacatctcaccctttgagcatgtttgggatgctctggattggtgtgtacaacagcatgttccagttcccac includes:
- the LOC110521656 gene encoding SLAIN motif-containing protein 2 isoform X1, with the protein product MEDINSNINADLEVRKLQDLVKKLEQQNEQLRSRSTLLSSSGAVSGNHRPLSAGYDSPLSAASAAGLVGFPGVGFGGTGAYGGLLENSRCLSPRLSYDGISFRRAYEGEGASAATSFTGINSYFTDAGETLGFMDEGETSILDEVDILDLEDMDCLNEDEDSWLYEAKLNSPWQKALSPIVWCRQALDNPSPDMESAKRSLIHRLDLTMSANKRRSLYGSPYSPQVNYGSPYSTNTVNSPYSSGFNSPSSTPSRVPIVRQQLMPPLHQAAHQQQRGGSVERERNAPPVSPQSSIDSELSTSEMDEDSVGSSTTYKLNDVTDVQILARMQEESLRQDYAATASRRSSGSSCHSLRRSTFSDQELDAQSLEDDEEAVHPAFHLPSNRFSHSPRHSPRASPRNSPRSRSPARSLEYNHSRGSPQPIISRLQAPRHSLQGHAPQDLQTNVVKNEEKLGRSLPNLTRSNVAQQGPEPVKNSRSCESNLQVPNGSSPRHQAVIQSAIAQHSSTPFHSRYSTPPRSSQTGTPSRSLLSPKPKQHLQSPSSLRVPSPSKLRTPATPSPLALRQPVKATSTPGSGASTPTRSLGPARSGLPRPSAGGGGGGIPVPRSKLAQPVRRSLPAPRTYSGGENWREGCY
- the LOC110521656 gene encoding SLAIN motif-containing protein 2 isoform X2 translates to MEDINSNINADLEVRKLQDLVKKLEQQNEQLRSRSTLLSSSGAVSGNHRPLSAGYDSPLSAASAAGLVGFPGVGFGGTGAYGGLLENSRCLSPRLSYDGISFRRAYEGEGASAATSFTGINSYFTDAGETLGFMDEGETSILDEVDILDLEDMDCLNEDEDSWLYEAKLNSPWQKALSPIVWCRQALDNPSPDMESAKRSLIHRLDLTMSANKRRSLYGSPYSPQVNYGSPYSTNTVNSPYSSGFNSPSSTPSRVPIVRQQLMPPLHQAHQQQRGGSVERERNAPPVSPQSSIDSELSTSEMDEDSVGSSTTYKLNDVTDVQILARMQEESLRQDYAATASRRSSGSSCHSLRRSTFSDQELDAQSLEDDEEAVHPAFHLPSNRFSHSPRHSPRASPRNSPRSRSPARSLEYNHSRGSPQPIISRLQAPRHSLQGHAPQDLQTNVVKNEEKLGRSLPNLTRSNVAQQGPEPVKNSRSCESNLQVPNGSSPRHQAVIQSAIAQHSSTPFHSRYSTPPRSSQTGTPSRSLLSPKPKQHLQSPSSLRVPSPSKLRTPATPSPLALRQPVKATSTPGSGASTPTRSLGPARSGLPRPSAGGGGGGIPVPRSKLAQPVRRSLPAPRTYSGGENWREGCY
- the LOC110521656 gene encoding SLAIN motif-containing protein 2 isoform X3 produces the protein MEDINSNINADLEVRKLQDLVKKLEQQNEQLRSRSTLLSSSGAVSGNHRPLSAGYDSPLSAASAAGLVGFPGVGFGGTGAYGGLLENSRCLSPRLSYDGISFRRAYEGEGASAATSFTGINSYFTDAGETLGFMDEGETSILDEVDILDLEDMDCLNEDEDSWLYEAKLNSPWQKALSPIVWCRQALDNPSPDMESAKRSLIHRLDLTMSANKRRSLYGSPYSPQVNYGSPYSTNTVNSPYSSGFNSPSSTPSRVPIVRQQLMPPLHQAAHQQQRGGSVERERNAPPVSPQSSIDSELSTSEMDEDSVGSSTTYKLNDVTDVQILARMQEESLRQDYAATASRRSSGSSCHSLRRSTFSDQELDAQSLEDDEEAVHPAFHLPSNRFSHSPRHSPRASPRNSPRSRSPARSLEYNHSRGSPQPIISRLQAPRHSLQGHAPQDLQTNVVKNEEKLGRSLPNLTRSNVAQQGPEPVKNSRSCESNLQVPNGSSPRHQAVIQSATQHSSTPFHSRYSTPPRSSQTGTPSRSLLSPKPKQHLQSPSSLRVPSPSKLRTPATPSPLALRQPVKATSTPGSGASTPTRSLGPARSGLPRPSAGGGGGGIPVPRSKLAQPVRRSLPAPRTYSGGENWREGCY